In Eupeodes corollae chromosome 3, idEupCoro1.1, whole genome shotgun sequence, a single genomic region encodes these proteins:
- the LOC129951951 gene encoding ral GTPase-activating protein subunit beta isoform X3, which translates to MYSEWASLSATIAANSAEAQSSSVLNKFPASAGKEVAVSVVKQLASNLGITQNAEPSHLVKDEEVVWCMDVICFGLSLPLQEHETIKDCVNIYCEWLTAMHPNPRISVPKPICDDPNMYCRKIISHFHNLFVPRQGESADKINRQAVLCHRVLRTLQQTAQISQIMDRETWEALLLFLLAINEILLAPPTVKDDVGDQLCERVLSVLFEVWLLACVRCFPSPSLWKTLQESCALWRHRIALIEQWNRVNLALTSRLIKFMLGPTFPELKISDEDAQLIPSGITNECVAQTWYRFLRTIGNPTALCYPHIISKTSHFMQWALTRDKGAEPYQHPCLLLLPQIFLKAIKGISSQVDAYLGIYQPSHSHDENITNLMDIRSSLSDAIHGSGGSGLNHNTHHLFGFSSGGAGGSSSSKSGAGIASENSGGSSFLSGLSGNTATHALNAIIGHHHHHHSSSASNNSSASSSYGTPLTSTTSGLGSSSVGTGEHLPHSPTPPLQRRLAKSFSVAPSISQQKGLSKAALIGLTTSRSQSTQPPLTPTSGPPSSSSLNSLPSMGSEPRAQLAPNRPTCNSILHLFGEWLFEAAYIGGDSWLVNAKRQASEANKRPSSMVMENRKGSISLSHPNSSSDPANLPRSLTIDKFESGRAEAIGALCKIFCSKKTGEEILPVYLARFYMGLQQCMKIAELKECDETLASILLNSSDLFRLDLDGIHVLLPIFITALEVVLPEKDLKIKSQAMNYNKIELRRASINILLSMLTLPLHFQTLQIRDLNNGPAERSITFIQLKPRLINVLMNALQVETDAQNTHMLLGGLLLTVQDSVNFEEIEMRSDNMPSASPQPGPDTNIFSSACSERSASIASGGNVSLGAHSTTTIGGGATGGGSAATFTGGKGSVGRDSSSQHDYPSLTVSDDFPVELLQEFETASVYDNAHALFVRATYLVCHRLISSWKTDLNVSLAALELLSGLARLQIRDSARKLTNEQLVAIEEPSQNLTIISTDALECKRAVKWICDYICYQCSRPPPAHSKDLHSTIVAAFQCTSAWLMQHPYLLQDQDCFKTVIEVVELGISGSKSVGKPGEPPKYKDQKELKPVSMRVRDAADILLTIIMEQVGYFPKEFRASETLSSLLDEVSLVKFCNSVDAKTLTREQAVQKFKYFVTENSTILGLLEEPLGNAEDQMPSLTLLLRSPFGRHAWYFEIRYLPRSKSGKKHAPVNPGRPVPMSDPPKVELPPQKHYPDGVEKAVPCAADYSIPTIEQMREQYGTDLMNRWDKLIENQAVLEKLAAEETLRSGETLGPAQECFPPTPVELKGTARLFLSQFGFINYEMDNKFEEIPGYRDLIALDSSRKNFIQDLNYLDKLSVRSHDTVHVFYMKSGQKTADEIIGNMNAENIKTLNHNFGRMLLTLGCPVEVEEHCGWTGSMATSWILRNTDPDAPREKIEDFRFNGKSCVLYWADVSSEIAFVVPSKWNRQKKPQTTEMAGAAAGTSTDGGCLSHSASDKSVWNEKNVSADAATSRPSSSTSTAVGQKPRTLSLELDQTKEPVPPTRRKNITKPLLIPQPPAKIFVVWIESFEDYLNFPIEDLLCYTCTGEESQVSQTPKASDCHVIFLHALQTGLLRVKLQGPSGRMSFATPLVDGMVLSRRVVGNLVRQTAHNMGKRRRLDHDGFQPPHVRRRIKVEDIVQKYKFNFSRHELVAHLFEGAT; encoded by the exons ATGTACTCCGAGTGGGCTTCGCTGTCTGCGACTATAGCGGCCAATAGTGCCGAAGCACAGTCGTCTAGTGTCCTTAATAAATTCCCAGCTTCGGCCGGCAAGGAAGTTGCTGTTTCGGTTGTCAAGCAGCTGGCCTCGAATCTGGGAATAACACAAAATGCTGAACCAAGCCATTTGGTCAAAGATGAAGAG GTTGTTTGGTGCATGGACGTGATTTGTTTTGGTCTATCGCTCCCTCTGCAGGAGCACGAGACCATTAAGGACTGTGTGAACATATACTGTGAGTGGTTGACTGCCATGCATCCGAATCCGAGGATAAGTGTCCCCAAGCCGATCTGTGATGACCCGAATATGTACTGCAGAAAAATCATCAGTCACTTTCATAACCTATTTGTCCCGCGACAAGGCGAAA GTGCAGATAAAATCAATCGTCAAGCGGTCCTCTGCCATCGGGTTCTGCGGACTCTCCAACAAACTGCACAAATATCCCAGATAATGGATCGTGAGACGTGGGAAGCTTTGCTCTTGTTTCTCCTGGCAATCAACGAAATCCTCCTGGCTCCCCCCACCGTCAAAGATGATGTTGGTGATCAACTTTGTGAGCGAGTGCTGAGTGTTCTCTTTGAAGTTTGGCTCTTAGCGTGTGTCCGATGCTTCCCATCCCCATCGCTTTGGAAGACCCTTCAGGAGTCCTGTGCCCTTTGGAGACATCGAATAGCTCTGATTGAACAGTGGAATCGGGTGAATCTGGCTTTAACCTCGAGATTGATAAAATTTATGTTGGGCCCAACATTTCCAGAACTCAAAATCT CCGATGAAGATGCACAATTAATTCCAAGTGGAATAACAAATGAATGTGTTGCACAAACCTGGTATCGCTTCCTACGGACAATTGGCAACCCGACAGCGCTTTGCTATCCTCATATTATAAGCAAAACCTCTCATTTTATGCAATGGGCTCTCACTCGTGACAAAGGAGCCGAACCCTATCAACATCCTTGTCTGCTGCTTCTTCCACAAATTTTCCTCAAAGCTATAAAAGGCATTTCATCTCAGGTTGATGCGTACTTGG GTATCTATCAGCCATCACATAGTCATGATGAAAATATCACAAATCTAATGGACATTCGTTCGTCATTGAGCGATGCCATTCACGGTAGCGGTGGTTCTGGTTTAAATCATAATACGCATCATTTATTTGGTTTTAGTTCTGGTGGTGCAGGTGGTAGTAGTTCTAGTAAATCAGGAGCAGGAATCGCCTCTGAAAATAGTGGTGGTTCTTCGTTTCTTAGTGGCTTAAGTGGCAATACGGCCACACATGCACTTAATGCTATAAttggccatcatcatcatcatcattcgtcTAGTGCTAGTAATAATAGTTCTGCGTCGTCGTCGTATGGAACTCCATTGACATCAACTACATCGGGTTTAGGGAGTAGTAGTGTTGGAACTGGAGAACATTTACCACATTCACCAACGCCACCATTGCAAAGGCGTTTGGCTAAGAGTTTTAGTGTGGCGCCATCAATATCACAACAAAAGG gttTAAGTAAAGCAGCTTTGATTGGATTGACAACATCTCGATCCCAGAGTACCCAACCACCGCTTACTCCCACATCTGGACCTCCATCATCGAGTAGTTTAAATT ctcttcCATCCATGGGATCCGAACCTCGAGCACAATTGGCACCAAATCGTCCCACGTGCAATAGTATTTTACATCTTTTCGGCGAATGGTTATTCGAGGCTGCTTACATCGGTGGTGATTCGTGGTTAGTGAATGCAAAACGACAAGCTTCCGAAGCCAACAAGAGACCATCATCGATGGTAATGGAGAATCGTAAAGGAAGCATTTCCTTGTCCCATCCCAATTCTAGTAGTGATCCTGCGAATCTACCCCGAAGCCTGACCATCGATAAATTCGAATCAGGACGTGCTGAAGCTATTGGTGCGTTGTGTAAGATTTTCTGCTCCAAGAAGACAGGAGAAGAAATTCTCCCGGTCTACTTGGCCCGATTCTATATGGGCCTGCAACAGTGTATGAAAATAGCCGAACTTAAAGAATGTGATGAAACATTGGCTTCGATTTTGTTGAATTCATCAGATTTATTTCGATTGGATTTGGATGGGATTCATGTCCTGTTACCAATATTTATAACCGCCCTGGAGGTGGTTCTGCCTGAAaaggatttgaaaataaaatctcaagcGATGAATTATAACAAAATCGAACTACGAAGGGCGTCAATTAATATCCTCCTGTCGATGTTGACGCTGCCTTTGCACTTCCAGACATTACAAATTCGAGATTTGAACAATGGACCTGCAGAGAG ATCGATTACGTTCATTCAACTGAAGCCGCGCCTCATCAACGTTTTGATGAATGCCCTGCAGGTGGAAACCGATGCACAAAACACCCACATGCTGTTGGGTGGGCTTTTGCTCACTGTTCAGGACTCTGTAAATTTCGAGGAAATCGAAATGAGGTCGGACAATATGCCTTCGGCATCGCCTCAGCCAGGCCCCGACACCAACATCTTTAGCTCAG CCTGTTCGGAAAGATCAGCTTCGATAGCAAGTGGCGGAAATGTTAGTTTGGGTGCGCATAGTACAACGACAATTGGAGGTGGTGCAACAGGAGGAGGAAGTGCTGCGACTTTCACAGGTGGTAAAGGTTCAGTTGGACGTGATAGCTCCTCGCAACATGATTATCCCAGTTTGACTGTCTCCGATGATTTCCCAGTGGAATTATTACAAGAATTTGAAACAGCTTCCGTCTAtg ATAATGCACATGCTCTGTTCGTGCGGGCCACATACCTTGTGTGTCATCGATTGATTTCCTCATGGAAGACTGATCTAAATGTATCGCTGGCAGCGCTCGAGCTCCTTTCGGGGCTCGCGCGTCTTCAGATCCGGGATTCAG ccAGGAAACTAACAAACG AACAATTAGTAGCAATTGAAGAACCAAGTCAAAATCTAACGATCATTTCCACAGACGCTCTAGAATGCAAGCGAGCGGTGAAGTGGATATGCGACTACATCTGCTATCAGTGTTCGAGGCCGCCGCCTGCTCATAGCAAGGATTTGCATAGCACTATTGTGGCGGCATTCCAATGTACGTCGGCGTGGTTAATGCAACATCCGTACCTGCTGCAGGATCAAGATTGCTTTAAGACGGTGATAGAAGTTGTAGAATTGGGTATATCGGGCTCGAAGAGTGTGGGGAAACCTGGCGAGCCTCCGAAATACAAAGACCAAAAAGAATTGAAGCCCGTGTCGATGAGGGTGCGAGATGCCGCCGATATATTGCTGACAATTATCATGGAACAAGTTGGTTATTTTCCCAAAGAGTTTAGGGCATCGGAGACGCTTTCGTCGCTGTTGGACGAAGTTAGTTTGGTGAAGTTTTGTAATTCTGTCGATGCCAAAACTTTGACCAGGGAACAGGCTGTGCAGAAGTTCAAGTATTTTGTGACGGAGAACTCGACGATTCTGGGTCTGCTGGAGGAACCGCTGGGGAATGCCGAGGATCAAATGCCATCTCTAACGT TGCTTCTTCGAAGTCCCTTTGGTCGGCATGCGTGGTACTTTGAAATACGTTACCTGCCTCGGAGTAAATCGGGGAAGAAACACGCCCCCGTGAATCCAGGACGGCCGGTGCCGATGAGCGATCCTCCGAAGGTAGAGTTACCTCCGCAAAAGCACTATCCCGATGGTGTGGAGAAAGCCGTACCATGTGCGGCAGATTACTCCATACCTACTATTGAGCAAATGCGAGAACAATATGGCACTGATTTGATGAATCGTTGGGATAAGTTGATTGAAAATCAAGCGGTCTTGGAGAAGTTAGCCGCCGAAGAAACTCTAAGATCTGGGGAGACATTGGGTCCTGCTCAAGAGTGTTTTCCACCGACGCCTGTGGAACTGAAAGGAACCGCCCGTTTGTTTCTCTCACAATTTGGATTTATTAACTATGAAATGgataataaatttgaagaaattccaGGCTATAGAGATTTGATAGCTTTGGATTCGTCGCGCAAGAATTTTATCCAAGACCTAAATTATCTGGATAAGTTGAGTGTTCGAAGTCACGATACAGTTCATGTGTTCTATATGAAATCGGGACAGAAGACGGCGGATGAAATCATTGGCAATATGAATGCAGAAAACATCAAGACACTAAACCACAATTTCGGAAGGATGCTTCTGACCCTCGGCTGCCCAGTAGAGGTCGAGGAACATTGCGGGTGGACTGGATCTATGGCGACCAGCTGGATTTTGAGAAATACAGACCCCGACGCGCCTCGCGAGAAGATCGAGGATTTTCGGTTCAATGGGAAGTCATGTGTTTTATATTGGGCTGATGTTAGCTCGGAAATAGCTTTTGTAGTTCCATCCAAATGGAATCGTCAGAAAAAGCCTCAGACTACAGAAATGGCGGGGGCAGCGGCGGGTACATCGACAGATGGCGGGTGTTTATCGCATTCGGCTAGTGACAAGAGCGTTTGgaatgaaaaaaatgtctcaGCTGATGCGGCCACAAGTCGGccttcatcatcaacatcgaCTGCTGTTGGACAAAAACCCAGAACGTTATCTCTTGAATTAGACCAAACCAAGGAGCCAGTGCCACCGACGAGACGAAAAAACATTACCAAACCATTGTTGATACCCCAACCACCTGCGAAGATTTTCGTCGTTTGGATTGAGAGTTTCGAGGATTATCTCAATTTTCCAATTG aggATCTTCTTTGTTACACCTGCACTGGTGAGGAATCTCAAGTATCACAAACTCCTAAGGCCAGCGATTGTCATGTGATCTTCCTGCATGCGCTGCAAACTGGACTGCTGCGAGTTAAGTTGCAAGGTCCTAGCGGACGCATGAGCTTTGCCACTCCTCTAGTCGATGGTATGGTGCTAAGTCGGCGAGTTGTCGGTAATCTGGTGCGACAGACGGCACATAACATGGGCAAACGAAGAAGACTCGATCATGATGG attccAGCCTCCTCATGTTCGACGGCGCATCAAAGTCGAGGATATAGTccagaaatacaaatttaatttttcacgaCATGAACTGGTAGCACATCTTTTCGAGGGAGCAACGTAA
- the LOC129951951 gene encoding ral GTPase-activating protein subunit beta isoform X12, producing the protein MYSEWASLSATIAANSAEAQSSSVLNKFPASAGKEVAVSVVKQLASNLGITQNAEPSHLVKDEEVVWCMDVICFGLSLPLQEHETIKDCVNIYCEWLTAMHPNPRISVPKPICDDPNMYCRKIISHFHNLFVPRQGESADKINRQAVLCHRVLRTLQQTAQISQIMDRETWEALLLFLLAINEILLAPPTVKDDVGDQLCERVLSVLFEVWLLACVRCFPSPSLWKTLQESCALWRHRIALIEQWNRVNLALTSRLIKFMLGPTFPELKISDEDAQLIPSGITNECVAQTWYRFLRTIGNPTALCYPHIISKTSHFMQWALTRDKGAEPYQHPCLLLLPQIFLKAIKGISSQVDAYLGIYQPSHSHDENITNLMDIRSSLSDAIHGSGGSGLNHNTHHLFGFSSGGAGGSSSSKSGAGIASENSGGSSFLSGLSGNTATHALNAIIGHHHHHHSSSASNNSSASSSYGTPLTSTTSGLGSSSVGTGEHLPHSPTPPLQRRLAKSFSVAPSISQQKGLSKAALIGLTTSRSQSTQPPLTPTSGPPSSSSLNSLPSMGSEPRAQLAPNRPTCNSILHLFGEWLFEAAYIGGDSWLVNAKRQASEANKRPSSMVMENRKGSISLSHPNSSSDPANLPRSLTIDKFESGRAEAIGALCKIFCSKKTGEEILPVYLARFYMGLQQCMKIAELKECDETLASILLNSSDLFRLDLDGIHVLLPIFITALEVVLPEKDLKIKSQAMNYNKIELRRASINILLSMLTLPLHFQTLQIRDLNNGPAERSITFIQLKPRLINVLMNALQVETDAQNTHMLLGGLLLTVQDSVNFEEIEMRSDNMPSASPQPGPDTNIFSSDNAHALFVRATYLVCHRLISSWKTDLNVSLAALELLSGLARLQIRDSDALECKRAVKWICDYICYQCSRPPPAHSKDLHSTIVAAFQCTSAWLMQHPYLLQDQDCFKTVIEVVELGISGSKSVGKPGEPPKYKDQKELKPVSMRVRDAADILLTIIMEQVGYFPKEFRASETLSSLLDEVSLVKFCNSVDAKTLTREQAVQKFKYFVTENSTILGLLEEPLGNAEDQMPSLTLLLRSPFGRHAWYFEIRYLPRSKSGKKHAPVNPGRPVPMSDPPKVELPPQKHYPDGVEKAVPCAADYSIPTIEQMREQYGTDLMNRWDKLIENQAVLEKLAAEETLRSGETLGPAQECFPPTPVELKGTARLFLSQFGFINYEMDNKFEEIPGYRDLIALDSSRKNFIQDLNYLDKLSVRSHDTVHVFYMKSGQKTADEIIGNMNAENIKTLNHNFGRMLLTLGCPVEVEEHCGWTGSMATSWILRNTDPDAPREKIEDFRFNGKSCVLYWADVSSEIAFVVPSKWNRQKKPQTTEMAGAAAGTSTDGGCLSHSASDKSVWNEKNVSADAATSRPSSSTSTAVGQKPRTLSLELDQTKEPVPPTRRKNITKPLLIPQPPAKIFVVWIESFEDYLNFPIEDLLCYTCTGEESQVSQTPKASDCHVIFLHALQTGLLRVKLQGPSGRMSFATPLVDGMVLSRRVVGNLVRQTAHNMGKRRRLDHDGFQPPHVRRRIKVEDIVQKYKFNFSRHELVAHLFEGAT; encoded by the exons ATGTACTCCGAGTGGGCTTCGCTGTCTGCGACTATAGCGGCCAATAGTGCCGAAGCACAGTCGTCTAGTGTCCTTAATAAATTCCCAGCTTCGGCCGGCAAGGAAGTTGCTGTTTCGGTTGTCAAGCAGCTGGCCTCGAATCTGGGAATAACACAAAATGCTGAACCAAGCCATTTGGTCAAAGATGAAGAG GTTGTTTGGTGCATGGACGTGATTTGTTTTGGTCTATCGCTCCCTCTGCAGGAGCACGAGACCATTAAGGACTGTGTGAACATATACTGTGAGTGGTTGACTGCCATGCATCCGAATCCGAGGATAAGTGTCCCCAAGCCGATCTGTGATGACCCGAATATGTACTGCAGAAAAATCATCAGTCACTTTCATAACCTATTTGTCCCGCGACAAGGCGAAA GTGCAGATAAAATCAATCGTCAAGCGGTCCTCTGCCATCGGGTTCTGCGGACTCTCCAACAAACTGCACAAATATCCCAGATAATGGATCGTGAGACGTGGGAAGCTTTGCTCTTGTTTCTCCTGGCAATCAACGAAATCCTCCTGGCTCCCCCCACCGTCAAAGATGATGTTGGTGATCAACTTTGTGAGCGAGTGCTGAGTGTTCTCTTTGAAGTTTGGCTCTTAGCGTGTGTCCGATGCTTCCCATCCCCATCGCTTTGGAAGACCCTTCAGGAGTCCTGTGCCCTTTGGAGACATCGAATAGCTCTGATTGAACAGTGGAATCGGGTGAATCTGGCTTTAACCTCGAGATTGATAAAATTTATGTTGGGCCCAACATTTCCAGAACTCAAAATCT CCGATGAAGATGCACAATTAATTCCAAGTGGAATAACAAATGAATGTGTTGCACAAACCTGGTATCGCTTCCTACGGACAATTGGCAACCCGACAGCGCTTTGCTATCCTCATATTATAAGCAAAACCTCTCATTTTATGCAATGGGCTCTCACTCGTGACAAAGGAGCCGAACCCTATCAACATCCTTGTCTGCTGCTTCTTCCACAAATTTTCCTCAAAGCTATAAAAGGCATTTCATCTCAGGTTGATGCGTACTTGG GTATCTATCAGCCATCACATAGTCATGATGAAAATATCACAAATCTAATGGACATTCGTTCGTCATTGAGCGATGCCATTCACGGTAGCGGTGGTTCTGGTTTAAATCATAATACGCATCATTTATTTGGTTTTAGTTCTGGTGGTGCAGGTGGTAGTAGTTCTAGTAAATCAGGAGCAGGAATCGCCTCTGAAAATAGTGGTGGTTCTTCGTTTCTTAGTGGCTTAAGTGGCAATACGGCCACACATGCACTTAATGCTATAAttggccatcatcatcatcatcattcgtcTAGTGCTAGTAATAATAGTTCTGCGTCGTCGTCGTATGGAACTCCATTGACATCAACTACATCGGGTTTAGGGAGTAGTAGTGTTGGAACTGGAGAACATTTACCACATTCACCAACGCCACCATTGCAAAGGCGTTTGGCTAAGAGTTTTAGTGTGGCGCCATCAATATCACAACAAAAGG gttTAAGTAAAGCAGCTTTGATTGGATTGACAACATCTCGATCCCAGAGTACCCAACCACCGCTTACTCCCACATCTGGACCTCCATCATCGAGTAGTTTAAATT ctcttcCATCCATGGGATCCGAACCTCGAGCACAATTGGCACCAAATCGTCCCACGTGCAATAGTATTTTACATCTTTTCGGCGAATGGTTATTCGAGGCTGCTTACATCGGTGGTGATTCGTGGTTAGTGAATGCAAAACGACAAGCTTCCGAAGCCAACAAGAGACCATCATCGATGGTAATGGAGAATCGTAAAGGAAGCATTTCCTTGTCCCATCCCAATTCTAGTAGTGATCCTGCGAATCTACCCCGAAGCCTGACCATCGATAAATTCGAATCAGGACGTGCTGAAGCTATTGGTGCGTTGTGTAAGATTTTCTGCTCCAAGAAGACAGGAGAAGAAATTCTCCCGGTCTACTTGGCCCGATTCTATATGGGCCTGCAACAGTGTATGAAAATAGCCGAACTTAAAGAATGTGATGAAACATTGGCTTCGATTTTGTTGAATTCATCAGATTTATTTCGATTGGATTTGGATGGGATTCATGTCCTGTTACCAATATTTATAACCGCCCTGGAGGTGGTTCTGCCTGAAaaggatttgaaaataaaatctcaagcGATGAATTATAACAAAATCGAACTACGAAGGGCGTCAATTAATATCCTCCTGTCGATGTTGACGCTGCCTTTGCACTTCCAGACATTACAAATTCGAGATTTGAACAATGGACCTGCAGAGAG ATCGATTACGTTCATTCAACTGAAGCCGCGCCTCATCAACGTTTTGATGAATGCCCTGCAGGTGGAAACCGATGCACAAAACACCCACATGCTGTTGGGTGGGCTTTTGCTCACTGTTCAGGACTCTGTAAATTTCGAGGAAATCGAAATGAGGTCGGACAATATGCCTTCGGCATCGCCTCAGCCAGGCCCCGACACCAACATCTTTAGCTCAG ATAATGCACATGCTCTGTTCGTGCGGGCCACATACCTTGTGTGTCATCGATTGATTTCCTCATGGAAGACTGATCTAAATGTATCGCTGGCAGCGCTCGAGCTCCTTTCGGGGCTCGCGCGTCTTCAGATCCGGGATTCAG ACGCTCTAGAATGCAAGCGAGCGGTGAAGTGGATATGCGACTACATCTGCTATCAGTGTTCGAGGCCGCCGCCTGCTCATAGCAAGGATTTGCATAGCACTATTGTGGCGGCATTCCAATGTACGTCGGCGTGGTTAATGCAACATCCGTACCTGCTGCAGGATCAAGATTGCTTTAAGACGGTGATAGAAGTTGTAGAATTGGGTATATCGGGCTCGAAGAGTGTGGGGAAACCTGGCGAGCCTCCGAAATACAAAGACCAAAAAGAATTGAAGCCCGTGTCGATGAGGGTGCGAGATGCCGCCGATATATTGCTGACAATTATCATGGAACAAGTTGGTTATTTTCCCAAAGAGTTTAGGGCATCGGAGACGCTTTCGTCGCTGTTGGACGAAGTTAGTTTGGTGAAGTTTTGTAATTCTGTCGATGCCAAAACTTTGACCAGGGAACAGGCTGTGCAGAAGTTCAAGTATTTTGTGACGGAGAACTCGACGATTCTGGGTCTGCTGGAGGAACCGCTGGGGAATGCCGAGGATCAAATGCCATCTCTAACGT TGCTTCTTCGAAGTCCCTTTGGTCGGCATGCGTGGTACTTTGAAATACGTTACCTGCCTCGGAGTAAATCGGGGAAGAAACACGCCCCCGTGAATCCAGGACGGCCGGTGCCGATGAGCGATCCTCCGAAGGTAGAGTTACCTCCGCAAAAGCACTATCCCGATGGTGTGGAGAAAGCCGTACCATGTGCGGCAGATTACTCCATACCTACTATTGAGCAAATGCGAGAACAATATGGCACTGATTTGATGAATCGTTGGGATAAGTTGATTGAAAATCAAGCGGTCTTGGAGAAGTTAGCCGCCGAAGAAACTCTAAGATCTGGGGAGACATTGGGTCCTGCTCAAGAGTGTTTTCCACCGACGCCTGTGGAACTGAAAGGAACCGCCCGTTTGTTTCTCTCACAATTTGGATTTATTAACTATGAAATGgataataaatttgaagaaattccaGGCTATAGAGATTTGATAGCTTTGGATTCGTCGCGCAAGAATTTTATCCAAGACCTAAATTATCTGGATAAGTTGAGTGTTCGAAGTCACGATACAGTTCATGTGTTCTATATGAAATCGGGACAGAAGACGGCGGATGAAATCATTGGCAATATGAATGCAGAAAACATCAAGACACTAAACCACAATTTCGGAAGGATGCTTCTGACCCTCGGCTGCCCAGTAGAGGTCGAGGAACATTGCGGGTGGACTGGATCTATGGCGACCAGCTGGATTTTGAGAAATACAGACCCCGACGCGCCTCGCGAGAAGATCGAGGATTTTCGGTTCAATGGGAAGTCATGTGTTTTATATTGGGCTGATGTTAGCTCGGAAATAGCTTTTGTAGTTCCATCCAAATGGAATCGTCAGAAAAAGCCTCAGACTACAGAAATGGCGGGGGCAGCGGCGGGTACATCGACAGATGGCGGGTGTTTATCGCATTCGGCTAGTGACAAGAGCGTTTGgaatgaaaaaaatgtctcaGCTGATGCGGCCACAAGTCGGccttcatcatcaacatcgaCTGCTGTTGGACAAAAACCCAGAACGTTATCTCTTGAATTAGACCAAACCAAGGAGCCAGTGCCACCGACGAGACGAAAAAACATTACCAAACCATTGTTGATACCCCAACCACCTGCGAAGATTTTCGTCGTTTGGATTGAGAGTTTCGAGGATTATCTCAATTTTCCAATTG aggATCTTCTTTGTTACACCTGCACTGGTGAGGAATCTCAAGTATCACAAACTCCTAAGGCCAGCGATTGTCATGTGATCTTCCTGCATGCGCTGCAAACTGGACTGCTGCGAGTTAAGTTGCAAGGTCCTAGCGGACGCATGAGCTTTGCCACTCCTCTAGTCGATGGTATGGTGCTAAGTCGGCGAGTTGTCGGTAATCTGGTGCGACAGACGGCACATAACATGGGCAAACGAAGAAGACTCGATCATGATGG attccAGCCTCCTCATGTTCGACGGCGCATCAAAGTCGAGGATATAGTccagaaatacaaatttaatttttcacgaCATGAACTGGTAGCACATCTTTTCGAGGGAGCAACGTAA